In Sphingomonas oryzagri, the genomic stretch CCGGCCAGCGCGGCGGCGAAGGGATCGCCATCATCCAGCGCCCCGCGATCCGTCCCGTCCCAGCGCTGGAAGACCGGCCCGGTCGGCACCGGAACGCGCGGATTGACGAGCAGCACCGGCACACCCTGCAGGGTCGCATCGTCGAGCAGATCGAGCGCGTCGCCCTTGCCCTCGCCGCGACAGCTCCGCGAGACGAGGCAGGCCGGAACGTCGGCGCCCAGGCGGGCCGCGATGTCGTGCAGCGCCGTATCGGGGATATCGATATCCCATAGCCGCACGAGCAGCCGCAAGGCAGCCGCCGCATCGGCCGATCCGCCGCCGATCCCCGATGCGATCGGCAGCCGCTTGTCGAGCCGGATCGTGGCACCGGCCTCCACACCCGCCTCATCGCGCAGCATCGCGGCGGCGCGCAGGACGAGATTGTCCTCCCCCGCCGAAAGCCCCTCGCCGAACGGCCCGGAGATGGTAAGGCCCAGCCCACCGGCCGGCGCGACCGTCAGTTCATCCCCGTCCACGCAGAAGGCGAACAGGGTCTCGAGGTCGTGATAGCCATCGGCCCGCCGACGGCGGACGTGCAGGGCCAGGTTGATCTTGGCGTACGCAGTCTCGGTCAACATCACGGCTTGGCGGTCAACCCGTTGTCGATCTTGGCCTTGATCCGCGCCTTCTCGTCATCGTCGGCCGCGACCAGCGCCGCGCGCCACGCATAGCGGGCGTCGAGCCTGCGATCGGCCTTCCAATAAGCGTCACCCAGATGCTCGTTGATGTCGCTTTCCGCCGGCGCCCCCTGCGCCGCGCGCTCCAGCAACGGGATGGCGCGATCGAGATTGCCGCGCAGATACCAGGACCAGCCGAGCGAGTCGGTGATCGAGGGATTGTCGGGCGCGAGCGCGCTGGCCTTGGCGATCATCGCCCCGGCGCCGGAAATATCCTCGCCATGCTCCAGTTCGGAATAGCCGAGAAAGTTCAGC encodes the following:
- a CDS encoding 4-(cytidine 5'-diphospho)-2-C-methyl-D-erythritol kinase — encoded protein: MLTETAYAKINLALHVRRRRADGYHDLETLFAFCVDGDELTVAPAGGLGLTISGPFGEGLSAGEDNLVLRAAAMLRDEAGVEAGATIRLDKRLPIASGIGGGSADAAAALRLLVRLWDIDIPDTALHDIAARLGADVPACLVSRSCRGEGKGDALDLLDDATLQGVPVLLVNPRVPVPTGPVFQRWDGTDRGALDDGDPFAAALAGRNDLEPPARAMQPVIGEVVEALSVAPGVRLARMSGSGATCFALFGTAEERDGAYRAIENRFPDWWFLATFLR